TCTCGATCCGGCCGCGTTCGGGCAGCAAGGATCCTGCGGCGTGCGCTCGTGGAGGCTCGCCGTTTCGGCCATGTGCTGTTTTGTGGTTTTGTTGTGGGGGACACCCAGGTCCCCTGGAGCGCGACGTGCTCGTGCGTGCGATGCCGGCTCGCCTTCGGCGGGGCTCGGCCGCGGTGTCGCGCGGGACTCCGCATCTTCGATGCGAAGAATCGGGCGGAAGAATGGGGACCGCCGGTTCGTTGCCGGATTCCGCTCCGCCGACCGCGTGGCTGGCAGCTGCCGTCCGTGCGGTGGTTTTCCGAATCGGTGTGAACAACTCTTCGGGATAACCAAACTTCAGGTCGCTTTGTGACCTGATTGCAGAATGGTCACGCTTGGTTAACGGAGGGTGAACGAATGGCAAATGGGAAGTTCTGGCGATCTTGGAAAGCTCAGGGCGGGGTTGCTGAATCGTTATCTACGCAGGGGGTTTGCCAGTAAACCTGATGTGACGTACGTCACAGAAATTTTTGGTTGCTGGACTGGATTTCGGTGGCCGTGTGGGCATATCCGCGTCCGAATTGTGACTAGTGGTTCGCCTGGGAAAGCCAAGGTCTCGCAATTGTCACGGAGGATTTCAGCGAGATGGGGCTGAAAAGGCCATGTTCTTGCCAACTGATTGCTGGCAAGAACATGGCCTGTTGTGCGCCATCAGGGACTCGAACCCCGAACCCGCTGATTAAGAGTCAGCTGCTCTGCCAATTGAGCTAATGGCGCATGCCCCGTGTTCCGGTGCGGCACAAACCTTAACAGGCCGAGGCCGCAGAAGTGAAATCGTGTCCTGACCGGCGCGGATGCGATGTTCCCCCGCTGTGTTAACACGTCGGGTCGCGGACCTGATCTATCCGTTGTAACGCTGTTGTGTCGACCTGGCTTTCGGATTGGCCCGGTCGTGACGTGCTGGCAGAATGTCCGATTGTGGTCTCGACAGCCTGCGGCGCGCGGGGTGGCGGCGTAGGCGGTTGGTATCCGAAGCCATCGGTGTGTTCCGGAGCACCGAGACTTGAAACGGGGTTGAAATGAGCGTTGGTCAGGGTCGGCACGGATCGGCCGCACGTCGGTCGATACGGAGGATCGCGGGGCCATTGGTTGTGTTCGCCGTGGCCGCGCTGGCCTTGACGGCGTGTTCGTCGTCGGGCGGTACGGAGACCGCGCAGGTCGCCATCGACCGCAACCCGATAACCGAGTTGATCAAGCCGAAGCTGTTGTCTCCGGTCAAGGATGGCGCCGTGGGGGTGTCGCCGGGCATGCCGATGGCATTCAAGGTCGAAGACGGCAAGTTCACCAACGTGACCTTGGTCAATGCGCAGAACAAGCCGGTGGGCGGCAAGCTGGCGGCCGATGGACGGTCCTGGGAGACCACCGAGGTGCTCGGCTATGGCAAGACCTACCGGCTGAAGGCTGACGCGATCGGCCTGGGCGGCGCGAACTCCACGATGCTGAGTTTCACCACGAGCTCGCCGGACAGTCAGACCAAGCCCTACCTGATCCCGGGTGAGGGCGAGGTGGTCGGCATCGGCCAGCCGGTGGCCATCCAGTTCGACGAGAACATCCCCGACCGCAGGGCCGCGCAGGCCGCGATAAAAGTCGCTACGGAGCCGCCCATGGAGGGTGCGTTCTACTGGGTGAACAACCGTGAGGTGCGCTGGCGGCCGGAGCATTTCTGGGCGCCGGGGACCAAGGTGACCATCGACGTGAACGTCTATGGGCGTGATCTCGGCGATGGTCTGTACGGCCAGGACAACATCCACTCCTTCTTCACCGTCGGCGACGCCGTGATCTTCACCGCGGACGACAACACCAAGCAGGTGACCGTCGAGCAGAACGGCCAGGTGATCCGCACCATGCCGACCTCGATGGGCAAGAGCAACACGCCCACCGACAACGGCATCTACATCGTCGCCGACCGGCATGAGCGGATCATCATGGATTCCTCGACCTACGGCGTGGCGGTCGGCTCGCCGGACGGATACAAGACGCCGGTGGACTACGCGACGCGCCTGTCCTACAGCGGAATCTTCTTCCATTCGGCGCCGTGGTCGGTCGGTCAGCAGGGCTACAGCAACACCAGCCACGGCTGCCTGAATCTCAGCCCGGCGAATGCGCAGTGGGTCTACCAAAATGCGAAGCGCGGTGACATCACGATTGTGAAGAACACCGTCGGCGGCACCTTGTCCGGTGTGGACGGCCTCGGCGACTGGAATATTCCGTGGCCGACCTGGAAGGCGGGCAACGCGGACGACAACCGCTGAAGCCGCACCGCGAGAACGCCGAACGGGCCACCGGTCTGGTGGCCCGTTCGGCGTTTCGAGGTTACCGGCAGAGATCAGCTGAGGCTTCGGAGCTCGGGAAATTCTTGGCGAGTGCTGAGTAGCAGTGCGGCCCAGGCCGGGGATTCAAGTCCCTGGCCTGGGCCGCATTCGGGTGAGCGACGGGACTCGAACCCGCGACAGCCAGGATCACAACCTGGTGCTCTACCAACTGAACTACGCTCACCATCGCCGGTGAACAACCGGCGCGGTAGATACTAGCGCGTCACCCCTTCCACTCCCTAATCGGTTTCCGGCGAGGCGTTGACCTGGGCCGATTCCACCTCGTTTCCGGCGATCTGGGCGGCGACCGCGGCGATCTCGGCGGTGGAGGGGCCGGGCGGGGCGACGAACGCGGTGCGCCGGTAGTACTCCAGCTCGCGGATGGACTCCTTGATGTCGGCCAGCGCGCGATGGGTCAGGCCCTTCTCCGGCTGGCCGAAGTAGATCCGCGGGTACCAGCGGCGGCACAGCTCCTTGATCGAACTCACGTCGATCATCCGGTAGTGCAGGTGGGTGTCCAGCAGCGGCATGTCCCTGGCGATGAAGCCGCGGTCGGTGGCGATCGAATTACCGGCGAGCGGCACGGTGCGGGGGGCTGGGACGTACTGGCGGATGTAGTCGAGCACCCGCTGTTCGGCCTCGGCGATGGTCACGGTGGAGCGGCGGACCTCGTCGGTCAGGCCGGAACGCGCGTGCATATCCGCGACCACCGCGGGCATCGCGGCGAGAGCCTGGTCGTCGGCGTGGATGACGATATCCACGCCCTCGCCGAGGATATTGAGATCGCTGTCGGTCACGAGCGCGGCCACCTCGATCAGCTTGTCGCTGTCCAGGCGCAGGCCGGTCATCTCGCAATCCATCCACACCACATATTTGTCGGACACTCGAGCAACATTAGCCGGGTCGGACCGCGGGGCCTTCGGGACGGGGCGTTCGGCCGCCGACTCGGTGCCGTGAACGGTCGGCGTTCAACGCCAGCCGACGCCGATACGGCACAGCAAACAATGAATTGTTACGAGCCTGTGAATATGACCAGCGTGGATACAGTTTCTCGCAGATCGGCGGATGCGTTTTCGGTACGACAGCAAATACTGGGTAAAGCAGTCGGAGTCAGACCGAGACGGAGGACGTGCGATGACCACCCCCCAGGAGAAGGCGGCCGCGGCGCGGCAGGCGGCGCAGGAGGCGGCGCGGGCCGCGGCCGAGGCGGAGGCCGCCGTGGAGGCCGCGGAGCGCGAACTGGCCGAGCAGGAAGCGGCCGCTGCGGGTGCGATCGGTGCGGACCCGGTGACGGCGCCGGAGAATGCCGGGGCGAAGGCGGATCGGACCGCGCAGCGAACGAATGCCGATGCCGTGCCGAAGGAAGCCCCCGCTCCGTCAGGCGCCGCCGAGGAGATCGCCGCGGGATACGCGTTCGAGGGCGCGGCACTGGAGCTGGGCACCGTTGTGGTCGATGGGACCGTGGATCCCGCTGCGCACATCCGGATTCCGCTGCGGACGATGAACCGGCACGGCCTGGTCGCGGGGGCGACCGGCACCGGAAAGACGAAGACGCTGCAGGGCATCGCCGAACAGCTCTCGGGCGCCGGTGTCCCCGTGGTGCTTGCCGACATCAAGGGTGACCTGTCGGGACTGAGCCGGCCAGGGCAGACCGACGACAGAACCAGCGCGCGCGCCGCGGAGACCGGTGCCGAGGAGTGGGCGCCGACCGGGTTCCCGACCGAGTTCGTCTCGCTGGGCACCACCGGAATCGGCGTGCCGATCCGCGCGACCATCACCTCGTTCGGGCCGGTGCTGCTCAGCAAGGTGCTCGAGCTCAACGAGACGCAGGAGTCGACCCTCGGTCTGATCTTCCACTGGGCGGACAAGAACGGCCTCGCGCTGCTGGACCTGAAGGATCTGCGCGCCGTGATCACCCATCTCACCAGCCCCGACGGAAAGGCGGACCTGAAGGGCATCGGCGGCGTTTCCGCGGCCACCGCGGGCGTGATCCTGCGGGCCATGGTGAACCTGGAGGCCGATGGCGGCGACACATTCTTCGGTGAGCCGGAACTGGATCCGGCGGACCTGGTGCGGGTCGCGGGCGGGCAGGGCATTATCACGTTGTTCGAGCTGGGTGCGCAGGCGGCGCGGCCGGTGCTGTTCTCCACCTTCCTGATGTGGGTGCTCGCCGACCTGTTCCAGACGCTGCCCGAGGTCGGTGATGTGGACAAGCCCAAGTTGGTCTTCATCTTCGATGAGGCTCACGTCCTTTTCTCCGACGCCTCGAAGGCGTTCCTGGATCAGGTGGAGCAGACCGTCAAGCTGATCCGGTCCAAGGGCGTCGGCGTGTTCTTCTGCACCCAGCTGCCCATCGACATCCCGAATCAGGTGCTGTCCCAACTGGGTGCGCGCATCCAGCACGCGCTGCGCGCGTTCACCCCGGACGACCAGAGGGCGCTGTCGAAGACGGTGCGCACCTACCCCAGGACCAGCAGCTACGACCTGGAGAACGCGCTCACCTCGCTGGGCACCGGTGAGGCGATCGTGACGGTGCTTTCGGAGCAAGGCGCGCCGACTCCGGTGGCCTGGACCAGGATTCAGCCACCGCGTTCGCTGATGGACGCCATCGGAGCGGACGCGATCAAGTCACACGCGCTGACCAGCGCGCTCGCCGCGAAGTACGGGCAGACCGTCGACCGGGAGTCGGCCTACGAGCTGCTTGCCGCGAAAGTCGCTGCGGCGGAGCAAGATCCGAAAACCGTGCGGACTCCGGGCCGCGCCGCGACGCGCGCGGAGAAGTCGACCGCCGAGCGCATCATGGAGAATCCCGCGGTGAAGGGATTCCTGCGGTCGGCGGCCGCCGCGGCGGGTCGTGAGATCAGCCGCAGCCTCTTCGGCACCCGCCGCCGCTGAGTACCGCAGACGGCCGGACACCGGATCCCGGGCGCCGTGTCTGCCCGGATCAGCGCCCGATGTCTCGGGCGAGCAGATCCGCGGTGGTCTCGCGGCGCACCAGCTCGCGGGCACGGCCGTCGCGCACCGCGATGATCGGCGGGCGCCCGACGTTGTTGTAGGACGAGGCCAGGCTGTGGTGATAGGCGCCGGTGCAGGGCACCGCGAGCACTTCGCCTGGCCTCAGGTCGGCAGGCAGCCGTACGTCGGCGGCGAGGATGTCGCCCGCCTCGCAGTGGCGACCGGCGACCGTCGCGGTCATGTGCGGACCGCACGGATGGCGGTTGGCCACCACCACCTCGTACCGGGCGCCATATAGCGCGACGCGCGGGTTGTCGCTCATGCCACCGTCCACCGTGACGTAGGTGCGCCCCCCGTCGATGTGCTTGACCGAGAGCACTCGGTACAGGGTCACGCCCGCCCTCGCCACGATGGCCCGGCCCGGTTCCAATGCGAACACGGGTCGCGGGAAGTGGTGGCGCGCGCAGGCGGCGTCGAGGGCGTCCTCGATGATGTCGGCGAGTTCGGACAGGTTCATCTCGGCGTCGCCGCTGCAATAGGCCACCGCGTGCCCGCCGCCGAGGTCGAGTTCGGTAAGGATCACGCCGTGGTTCCGCCGGGCCCGCGCCATCTCGGCGACCATGCGCCGCGCGGCCTCGCCGTAGTGATCCGGGTCGTAGATCTGCGAGCCAAGATGGCAGTGGAAGCCGATCAGCGTCAGGTTGGGCTGGCGCATGATCCGGTCGATCGCCTCCGCGGCCATGTCGCTACCGATCGGGAAGCCGAACTTCTGGTCGAACACACCGGTGCGCACCGCGGGATGCCCGTGCACGTCGATGCCGGGGGACAGGCGCAGCAGCACCCGTTGTGGCGTGGTCGCGAGCGCCGCGAGCAGGGTGATTTCGGTGAGTGAGTCGACAACGATCCGGCCGACTCCGGCGCGCACCGCCATCTCCAGCTCGTCGAAGGACTTTCCGTTGCCGTGCAACACGATTCGATCCGGATGCACCCCGGCGGCGAGCGCGACGGCAAGCTCGCCCGCCGAGCACACGTCGACCGAAAGTCCTTCCTGGGTAACCCATTCCGCTACCGCACGGATCATCAGCGCCTTGCCCGCGTAGATGATCTCGGCCTCGGGGAAGGCTTTGCGGTAGGCCCGGCAGCGGGACCTGACCTCCTCCTCGTCGAGGACGTAGGTGGCGGTGCCGTACTGATCGGCGATGTCGGCGAGGGCCACCCCGCCGAGGGTGATCCTGCCGTCGCCGTCATAGTGCGTGTCCCGCGGCCAGACCGCGGAATCGAGGCGCGAAGGCATTCCGGACCGCAAAGATGGGAAGATATCGAGCAGTGTCACGGTGTTCTCCTGGTTTGCCCCGCTTTCTCTCAGTGCGGGGTCGATGCCAGGATTACGCCGGGTGACAGGGCTGTGGGCTGGTCTTTTGCGCATCCTTGACCACCGTCGTGTGGTTCTTGACAGGTTGCTGACGCGGACCGTGACGGAGGTCTCTCAGCCGCCGAGCTTCCGGTAAAATGCGCCCGCGATGGGTGCGGTGAACGCGCGCGGGGCGTATTGGCCTGCGACGCTCATCCCTTTGCTGATCAGGCCGGGAACCACCCGCATCTTGTTGCGGGCCAGGGCGTCGATGGACACCTTGGCGGTGTATTCCGAAGAGACCCACATGAAGTCGGGCACGATGCGGTCCACGATCGAGGCGTCCGTGGGATCGGGGGTCTCGGTGCGGACCGGGCCCGGGGCGAGCAAGGTGACGTGCACCCCGGAGTCTTTCAGCTCGCCGCGCAGCGACTCGGAGAAGGTGTTGGCGAACGCCTTGCTCGCGGCGTAGGTGGCGTTGTTCGGGATCGGCATATTGCCCGCCGCCGAGCCGCTGATCAGGATGCCGCCGCCACCGCGGGCGATCATGCCCGGCAGCACGGCAAGCGTCAGATCGTGCACCGCGACGGCATTGAGCTCCATCTGGGCGCGCTCATAGGCCGGATCGAGTTCGGCGACCGCGCCGAAGGTCGCGATCCCCGCGTTGTTGCACAGAATGGCGATGTCGCGGGCGGCCAACTCCTCGACCAAGTCGTCGCGCTGGGTGCGATCGGCCAGGTCGACCGCGCGCACCTCGGCAGCGATGCCGTGCGCGAGCGTCAGCCGCTGCGCGAGTTCGGTGAGCAGCTCATCGCGGCGGGCGACCAGGATCAGCGAGTAGCCGCGGGCGGCGAGTTCGGCGGCCAACGCGGTGCCGATGCCGGAGGAGGCGCCGGTGACGACCGCGCGGTTCTCGGAGGTGGGAGAGGGCAGGCTCACCTGGTGCAGCATAGAGGGCGCAGCCGGACGGATGACACTGTGCGTGAAACGAATGATGTCGCGCCGTCGTGTGAACGTGACAGCGCCCGGGCGTCGACGATGTCGACCGGCTGCCGGAGGTGCCGGTCAGAGGCGCGCGGCCAGGCGGGTGCCCTGGTCGATAGCTCGTTTGGCGTCGAGTTCGGCGGCGAGGTCCGCACCACCGATGAGATGCGGGTCGACGCCCGCGGCGCGCAGCGGGGCCACCAGATCACGGACGGACTCCTGACCGGCACAGACGACAATGTTGTCAACCGGGATCAGCTGGGGACGTCGGCGTTTCGCGCCGAAGCTGACGTGCAGGCCGTTGTCGTCGATGCGCTCGTAGTTCACACCGCCGATCTGCTCGACGCCCTTGGCTTTCAGCGCCGCGCGGTGCACCCAGCCGGAGGTCTTGCCGAGGTCTTTGCCGAACGGCGTCGTCTTGCGTTGCAGCAGAACGACTTCGCGGGCGGCGGGAGCGGGCCTGGGTGTGGCGAGCTGGCCGGGGACCTGCTGGTCGTCGGAGGTGACGCCCCACTCTTCCTTCCACTCGTCCAGCTTCAGCGCGGGATGTCCTTCGACGGTGAGGAATTCGCTGACGTCGTAGCCGATGCCGCCCGCCCCGATCACGGCGACGCGCTTGCCGACCAGCTTCTCCTCGCGCACCAGCTCGGCGTAGGTGAGCACCATGGCGTGGTCGATGCCGGGGATGTTCGGGATGCGCGGCTGGACGCCGGTGGCGATCACCACCTCGTCGTAGCGACCCTCGATGAGTTCGTCTGCGCCGACTCTTTTGTTCAAATGCACAGTGACGCCGGTGATCTCGAGCATCCGGTTGTAGTAGCGGATCGACTCGTCGAACTCCTCCTTGCCCGGGATTCGGCGTGCGATGTCGAACTGTCCGCCCACCTTGTCGTCGGCCTCGAACAGGTCGACGCGGTGGCCGCGCTCGGCGAGGTTCACCGCCGCGGACAGCCCGGCCGGGCCCGCGCCGACCACCGCGATCCGCTTGGTGCTGCGAGTGGGCAGCAACCTCAGCTCGGTCTCGTGCGCGGCGCGCGGATTGAGCAGGCAGGACACGGTCGTGTGCTGGAAGGCGTGGTCCAGGCAGGCCTGGTTGCAGGCGATGCAGGTGTTGATCTCGTCGACCCGGTCCTGCGCGGCCTTGTTCGCCCACTCGGGGTCGGTGAGAAACGGGCGGGCCAGCGAAATGAGCTGGGCGTCCCCGCGAGTCAGGATCTCCTCGGCCACCTCGGGCATATTGATCCGATTGGACGCGCAGACCGGAATGCTCACCTGCTCGGTGATCTTGGCGGTGAACTCCACGAACGCCGCGCGGGGCACCGAGGTCACGATGGTGGGTACCCGTGCCTCGTGCCAGCCGATGTCGGTGTTGAGGATATTCACCCCGGCGGCTTCGAGTTCCTCGGCCAGCGCGATGATCTCCTCGAAGGTCTGCCCCTTCTCCACCAGGTCGGCCATGGACAACCGGAACACGATGAGAAAGTTCGGGCCGACGGCGGCGCGGGTGCGGCGTACGATCTCCACCGCGATCCGGCGCCGGTTCTGCGCCGAGCCGCCCCATTTGTCGGTGCGCCTGTTGGTGCGCGGTGCGAGGAACTGGTTGATGAGATAGCCTTCACCGCCCATGATTTCGCAGCCGTCGTAGCCAGCGAACTGGGCCAGCTTCGCACAGCGGGCGTAGTCGTCGATGGTCTGCTCGATGCCCTTTGCTGAGAGCGTGCGCGGCCGGAACGGATTGATCGGGGCCTTGATCGAGGAGGCCGACACGCTGCCGGGCATATAGGAGTAGCGGCCCGCGTGCAGGATCTGGATGGCGATCTTGCCGCCCTCCGCATGTACCGCCTTGGTGATCGCACGATGCCGGTACGCCTCGGTCTTGGTGGTCAGCTTCGCGCCGAACGGCAGGAGCCAGCCGGTGCGGTTGGGCGCGTAGCCGCCGGTAATGATCAGGCCGACGCCGCCGCGTGCGCGTTCGGCGAAGTAGGCGGCCAGTTTGTTGGTGTCCCAGGCGCGGTCCTCCAGGCCGGTGTGCATCGACCCCATCACCACGCGGTTGCGCAGGGTGGTGAAGCCGAGGTCGAGCGGCTCGAACAGATGGGGGAAGGAGCTCATGGGTGAGTCTCGCCTTTCTCCGTCGCTCCGCACGCGGGGCCGACGCGCGGGTGCAGTGCGTGCAGAACTTCGTCGCACCATTCGACGAACCCCGACTCCACGCGGATGCCCGCGCGCAGGACGAGGTACTGGTGCAAGGCCGTCCCGGAGAGCTGTCCCGGGACGGGGAAGTCGCGTTTCTCGATGACCAGGTACAAGTCGAGCCGCTGCGCATGCTGGTCACGGTGGCGGGCGACCTCGGTGCGCAGCGCGTCGATGTCGCCGTAGGTGGCGGCGCGGATCTTCACCGCGAGCTCGTTGCGGGGAGTGCCGGAGTCGGACGGTTCGGCAATCCAGCGGGCCAGTTCGGTGCGCCCCGCTTCGCTCACCGAGTAGACCTTCTTGTCCGGTCTACCCTCCTGGGTCACCGACTCGCTGTCGAGCCAGCCGGACTCCGCCATACGCTTGAGTACCCGGTAGATCTGCTGGTGGGTGGCGCTCCAGAAGTAGCCGATGGATTTGTCGAAGCGGCGCGCCAGCTCATATCCCGAGCCGGCGCGCTCGGTCAGCGATACCAGCAACGCGTGCTCGAGGGCCATGCGGTCAGGGTAGACGGTACATTCGGTACTATGCAACTGGGTGCATAGCTGATCCGCAGTGCTTTTCGAGCCGTGCCGCCCGGACGGGCGTGCACGAGTGGCCCCCGTGCGCGGGTGTCGGCGGATAGGCTGCGCGGCATGACCGAGGTGAACGCGCGGGCGACGGTTGGGCAGGCCGCCGGGCGCGGGCAAGTGGTGGCGTGGGGGTTCTGGGACTGGGGGTCTTCGGCGTTCAACGCCGTCATCCTCACCTTTGTGTTCTCGGTGTATCTGACCGACAAGGTCGGTGACGATCTGCCTGGCAAGGTCTCCGCCAGCGCGTGGTTGGGCTGGACGCTCGGGATCGCCGGACTCGTCGTGGCACTGACCGCGCCGGTCAGCGGCCAGCGCTTCGACGCGTCGGCGAAACGCAAACGCTCCCTCGGCATGCTGACCGCGCTGACGATCGCCGCGATGACGCTGATGTTCTTCGTGCACGACGACTACCACGACCTGTGGCTCGGACTCGTGCTGCTCGCCGTCGGCTCGGCCTTCTTCGAGCTGGCCAACGTGCCTTACAACGCGATGCTGCGGCAGGTGTCCACCCCTGCCACG
The DNA window shown above is from Nocardia sp. NBC_01730 and carries:
- a CDS encoding L,D-transpeptidase translates to MSVGQGRHGSAARRSIRRIAGPLVVFAVAALALTACSSSGGTETAQVAIDRNPITELIKPKLLSPVKDGAVGVSPGMPMAFKVEDGKFTNVTLVNAQNKPVGGKLAADGRSWETTEVLGYGKTYRLKADAIGLGGANSTMLSFTTSSPDSQTKPYLIPGEGEVVGIGQPVAIQFDENIPDRRAAQAAIKVATEPPMEGAFYWVNNREVRWRPEHFWAPGTKVTIDVNVYGRDLGDGLYGQDNIHSFFTVGDAVIFTADDNTKQVTVEQNGQVIRTMPTSMGKSNTPTDNGIYIVADRHERIIMDSSTYGVAVGSPDGYKTPVDYATRLSYSGIFFHSAPWSVGQQGYSNTSHGCLNLSPANAQWVYQNAKRGDITIVKNTVGGTLSGVDGLGDWNIPWPTWKAGNADDNR
- the orn gene encoding oligoribonuclease: MSDKYVVWMDCEMTGLRLDSDKLIEVAALVTDSDLNILGEGVDIVIHADDQALAAMPAVVADMHARSGLTDEVRRSTVTIAEAEQRVLDYIRQYVPAPRTVPLAGNSIATDRGFIARDMPLLDTHLHYRMIDVSSIKELCRRWYPRIYFGQPEKGLTHRALADIKESIRELEYYRRTAFVAPPGPSTAEIAAVAAQIAGNEVESAQVNASPETD
- a CDS encoding helicase HerA-like domain-containing protein, translated to MTTPQEKAAAARQAAQEAARAAAEAEAAVEAAERELAEQEAAAAGAIGADPVTAPENAGAKADRTAQRTNADAVPKEAPAPSGAAEEIAAGYAFEGAALELGTVVVDGTVDPAAHIRIPLRTMNRHGLVAGATGTGKTKTLQGIAEQLSGAGVPVVLADIKGDLSGLSRPGQTDDRTSARAAETGAEEWAPTGFPTEFVSLGTTGIGVPIRATITSFGPVLLSKVLELNETQESTLGLIFHWADKNGLALLDLKDLRAVITHLTSPDGKADLKGIGGVSAATAGVILRAMVNLEADGGDTFFGEPELDPADLVRVAGGQGIITLFELGAQAARPVLFSTFLMWVLADLFQTLPEVGDVDKPKLVFIFDEAHVLFSDASKAFLDQVEQTVKLIRSKGVGVFFCTQLPIDIPNQVLSQLGARIQHALRAFTPDDQRALSKTVRTYPRTSSYDLENALTSLGTGEAIVTVLSEQGAPTPVAWTRIQPPRSLMDAIGADAIKSHALTSALAAKYGQTVDRESAYELLAAKVAAAEQDPKTVRTPGRAATRAEKSTAERIMENPAVKGFLRSAAAAAGREISRSLFGTRRR
- the lysA gene encoding diaminopimelate decarboxylase yields the protein MTLLDIFPSLRSGMPSRLDSAVWPRDTHYDGDGRITLGGVALADIADQYGTATYVLDEEEVRSRCRAYRKAFPEAEIIYAGKALMIRAVAEWVTQEGLSVDVCSAGELAVALAAGVHPDRIVLHGNGKSFDELEMAVRAGVGRIVVDSLTEITLLAALATTPQRVLLRLSPGIDVHGHPAVRTGVFDQKFGFPIGSDMAAEAIDRIMRQPNLTLIGFHCHLGSQIYDPDHYGEAARRMVAEMARARRNHGVILTELDLGGGHAVAYCSGDAEMNLSELADIIEDALDAACARHHFPRPVFALEPGRAIVARAGVTLYRVLSVKHIDGGRTYVTVDGGMSDNPRVALYGARYEVVVANRHPCGPHMTATVAGRHCEAGDILAADVRLPADLRPGEVLAVPCTGAYHHSLASSYNNVGRPPIIAVRDGRARELVRRETTADLLARDIGR
- the cmrA gene encoding mycolate reductase (Catalyzes the final step in mycolic acid biosynthesis.); the encoded protein is MSLPSPTSENRAVVTGASSGIGTALAAELAARGYSLILVARRDELLTELAQRLTLAHGIAAEVRAVDLADRTQRDDLVEELAARDIAILCNNAGIATFGAVAELDPAYERAQMELNAVAVHDLTLAVLPGMIARGGGGILISGSAAGNMPIPNNATYAASKAFANTFSESLRGELKDSGVHVTLLAPGPVRTETPDPTDASIVDRIVPDFMWVSSEYTAKVSIDALARNKMRVVPGLISKGMSVAGQYAPRAFTAPIAGAFYRKLGG
- a CDS encoding NADPH-dependent 2,4-dienoyl-CoA reductase: MSSFPHLFEPLDLGFTTLRNRVVMGSMHTGLEDRAWDTNKLAAYFAERARGGVGLIITGGYAPNRTGWLLPFGAKLTTKTEAYRHRAITKAVHAEGGKIAIQILHAGRYSYMPGSVSASSIKAPINPFRPRTLSAKGIEQTIDDYARCAKLAQFAGYDGCEIMGGEGYLINQFLAPRTNRRTDKWGGSAQNRRRIAVEIVRRTRAAVGPNFLIVFRLSMADLVEKGQTFEEIIALAEELEAAGVNILNTDIGWHEARVPTIVTSVPRAAFVEFTAKITEQVSIPVCASNRINMPEVAEEILTRGDAQLISLARPFLTDPEWANKAAQDRVDEINTCIACNQACLDHAFQHTTVSCLLNPRAAHETELRLLPTRSTKRIAVVGAGPAGLSAAVNLAERGHRVDLFEADDKVGGQFDIARRIPGKEEFDESIRYYNRMLEITGVTVHLNKRVGADELIEGRYDEVVIATGVQPRIPNIPGIDHAMVLTYAELVREEKLVGKRVAVIGAGGIGYDVSEFLTVEGHPALKLDEWKEEWGVTSDDQQVPGQLATPRPAPAAREVVLLQRKTTPFGKDLGKTSGWVHRAALKAKGVEQIGGVNYERIDDNGLHVSFGAKRRRPQLIPVDNIVVCAGQESVRDLVAPLRAAGVDPHLIGGADLAAELDAKRAIDQGTRLAARL
- a CDS encoding PadR family transcriptional regulator, which encodes MALEHALLVSLTERAGSGYELARRFDKSIGYFWSATHQQIYRVLKRMAESGWLDSESVTQEGRPDKKVYSVSEAGRTELARWIAEPSDSGTPRNELAVKIRAATYGDIDALRTEVARHRDQHAQRLDLYLVIEKRDFPVPGQLSGTALHQYLVLRAGIRVESGFVEWCDEVLHALHPRVGPACGATEKGETHP